The Corythoichthys intestinalis isolate RoL2023-P3 chromosome 1, ASM3026506v1, whole genome shotgun sequence genomic interval TCAACCCCTTCATACGACAGTTTGTTCCAGCTCAGGTccagctcttgaagatgggaggggtTTAACTTGAGAGCCTTGGCCAATGAAACACATCCTTTACTGGTGATCCCACAGTCGGACAGGCTGCAACACAATGATATAATTGCCTGAAGTCAAGAAGAGGACATGCTTTGCGTGATGAAAGTTCTGCTGAAAGTAACATCGTGTCTGCCTTTTCTTGACGAATGCAGGGTTGATGCGGGTTATTGAAATGCATCAAAAGTATGAAATGAATTCTGtgaaaattcaggccttaaaaagcattaaactaaatgttcgatgaatgaaaaattatgtaaacatgacgagaatttttttttctgaatgaaAATAAGATAATTACCTGAAGTCAGGAAAGGAACCTGGTTAAAATGAAGAAGGTTCTACTCAAAgtaaaactgtgtctgctttagGGCCAAAATATACCGGCCACGTTGACTGCCTAATCCACAGTACGTAAAAAAATCGTACTGGCTGCGCACAGCAGGGGTCCGGCAATTCCGTCTCGTCGTGAGGTTCCGCGTAATTGCGCACGATAATGTGGCATAAAAAGCAACGACAAACACACAGTCTGTActaatcagagaagcagagagagaggtggacttgatttgactgaacattttttccgaatttttttttgcttttaccatgAGCTTTTCTGTATTAAACTACATAACTTGCATAATACCTCGCCGTccatcctcatagcttctgctgtgGTGTcccatgtgtaatattctgattgaatgtttttcgaggcaccctgaagtgcacgcaacggtgatgttgttttggtcaTGTGACGCCGGAGTGAGAGAGACAGCCTGCCAAGACCACAGTTTGTGGGAATTTTTATCGCCCTgagttaataaaaaacaaagttgttggaatgtcgtgtgtttgatatctttttccagaaaaacacacaaaataagacgccatgcagcttcctttttaataaaatgacctgctgcatcataaatcacattgtgactttccacctccatgatgaagcgttCTTTGTCCATGTTCGCATGTGTTTTAACCGTGAATAAGCAAGTGGGCTTTTGATTCCAGGCcttgctccgcccattttgaaggatgcgtctccggcaaaaatagaaaatagcctaaacTACAATGGTCCGCAGTCAGTCTGGGACACTGACGCAGCCGCTATACTTTGAACAATAGGACAGAATGGAAACGGATAGGCTCCGGCGCTATATCTTTCCAGAACCGGACCAGAGACGCGTCCGGTATATTTTGGCCTTTATCTTTGGCCACAGAAGATTACGAACTGGAGGTATATTTCTGAGTTGCAAAGCTCCTTACTTGAGGACTTCTAAGTTGCAGTGttggctggccagtcctttcgagaggatctcCACCCCCTCGTCCGACAGATGGTTCAAGCCCAGATTCAGATGCCTCAGGTTGGATGGAGAACTGAGAACGGAAGCCAGCAGATGACAGCTGCCTTTGTCTAGGTTACATAAACTTAGACTGGAGAACACAGGAAGAAGGAACACGTGAGAGTGAGCCAAACCTATCTTCTGCTGACTTTAGTATGGTGCTTTgaacaataataatatattttatttcaagatacaaaacaagacaacaacaaaataaagagCAAATTACAAAACCTAAAGTTATTATGCATTTTATTTTCTCCTGATAATGTCACCAACATCTCTTGAGCTGCACGTGACACAGTCTTTGTTTTGGATGTCATCAAGGACAGTCATCTCGTACGACAACGATGTGTGAAtcgtagtcttttttttttttttaattccaagaTTATTAATTGGATTTAACTCAAATTTGGATTTATTTGAGATTTTTCAAGATTTTGGATTTCCCCCAGTTTCAGGATAAACTTAAGGTGAACCTGTTACACTGACCCAGCTTTTTGTTTGGTCGCATAGAGAAAGTTTCTTAACGTCTTTACGTATTTCAATGACTTAGTCGGACTATTGAAATTAAGGTTGGGCAGCAATGAAAATTGTTCATCTCGAGTAGTAGTTTGAAATCATCATCACTTCAAAAGTAGTTATAGACGCGGTATACAGTTTTCGTTCCCCTTGTCCAAACAGCAACCAGTCAACTTCGCCATTAGTGCCAACCATTTACTGTTtcttaattttgttttgttttcagatTTGTTGTCGCGTTTTCTTTCAagaaattctttttaaaaaaaatgttttaatcttttttgttgattgtttagtaaattttaattgttttgtttgtgttttgtgcACTTGTTCTTGGATTTATCATTGTGCTTTTGGAATTTTCGCACTCCACTTTACTTCACTGTCGAGCACATACTCTGATTTTTGAGAAGCCTTGATAACCAACAGCAGCTTCTCAAGCCCCGAAGGCCCTGGAGAGTAGCGGGAAAGATGAAAGGACTTCATGGTTTCGTCGTCTGTAAGTAAGAAAAAGGCCAGGGCCGACCACATGTCATTTGACATTTGATACCAGGACAGATGTCGTCCTGAATCTAGTTCCTTCTGGATCCGCTTCAGCAAGGATTCGTCCTTCAGCTCGTTTAGGCAGTAGAATAAGTTGACATTCTTCTCTGGAGTGTTCTGTTCGATCCTTTCCGTGATCAAATCGACTGTCTTTGACTTGCTTTGCTCGCAGTCCTGAGGAGCCTTCAGCAGTTCCCCCACTAGTTCCTGGTTGCACGGTAAGGAAAGGCCAAGGAGGAAGCGGAGGAACATGTCCAGGTTTCCTTCACTCTCTGAGGCTTTCTCCAGAGCCGACTGCTGGACCTCAGTGATTGCcttctggtttatttttttccattctgaatCATTCAGTACGTTCTTGTTGTCGTGGAAGAGGCTCATCATCACGTATAGTGCGGCCAGATACTCCTGGATGGTCAGGTGGATAAActgaaacatcttttttttgttgcttctgAGCGGATGGACCTCCCTTAACACCTCGGTGAACAAACCGGAGTATTTAGCGGCTTGGCTGTAATCAAAACCGCTGTCCTCTAGGTCCTTTTCATCGAAGATCTGACGCTGATTGATGGTGTGGTCAAAGGCCAGCTTTGCTAGCGCTTTCACGCCACAAACGTACTCCGTTGTATTTGTCTCCTTGGAGTTTTCTAGGAGGTGACCTATAAGCGCTGAGTACATGTAAGTCAGCGTTGTGGGAAGCTCTCCCTTCTTCCCTTTGTCCAAAGTACCCTTAAGAACTATGGCGGTGAGCCAGCAGAAGATGGGAATGTGGCACATGATGAAGATGGTGCGAGATTTCCGAATGTGCTCAATGACGCGCTCCTCATTTGGGAACCTTTTCCTGAAGTACTCCAACTTCCGGGAATCGCTGAATCCTCTAACCTCTGTTCGGCTGTCTATGAGGTCGGAAGGGATATCGTGGGCTGCCCCGGGCCGCGTTGTAATCCAAACCCGGGCGCAGGGAAGCAAGTTCCCTTTGATGAGATATGCCAGCAGTACCTCCAGCGGGTAGCTTTCCCTCACGTCCATGTCCACTTTCCTCACTTTCTTCAAGTCAATTTTGAAGTTGCACTCATCCAGTCCGTCGAGGATAAACAAGATCTTGATTCGGCTGCTTTCAAAGTCCCGCTTCCCAGAAGTTTGCAGGTTGACAAATATATTGTTCAGTGTCTCGCTCATGTGCCTGTCTCCACAGACAAAAGTTTGGATCAGCTTAGCCAACGTAAAGCTCTCccctttctccatgtttaactcGCTGAAGGTGAAAGGAAATATGAAGTCCACATCCTGGTTAGTACTACCATTGGCCCAGTCCGACACAAACTTTTGAATCAGGAAGGTTTTCCCAATTCCCGCGAAGCCAAAGGTGAGCAGCGTGCGTATCGGGCGAGGCTTCCCGTCATGGTTTTTGAAGATGTCGCACGGCAGGATAGACACCTTGGCCTCGGCGGCACACGTCTCCACTTGAAGGACCTCGTGCCGCCCGTCTGGGCTGACGTCTGCCCCGGAGGTGACGTCCAGCTCCGTGTAGACTTCCGCCAGAGGCTGCTGCTGCCAGCGCTCGGTGGTGCCCTCGGAAGCAAAGCTGTATAAACGCCGCAGGTTGTCTTGGAGCTCCCTCTTCAATCTGGCAATctgatcgtcatcgttgacggagAAGTCGGCGCCTGCAAGAAAGCAGCAGTGACCCGTTAAAGACAAAGCAATTCCATTCCACACTTAAAAATTCATTGATAAATTATGACGTTACAgtattatatttgacaattatgTGATACTCGTGTGtgaatttaaaaatagtttgaaaaTGGCTATTCGTAAATAatgcaatatatatttttctcttTTCCGTTTGACCCTCTGCCAGAGCTCCAAGGGCTGAGAGGGAGAGAGATAGAGCCAGAGGCATGAAAAGATTCCTTCCAGATGTAAAAGATGACGTTTCATTTCATTCAAATGTGTCAGAAAGTGTCAGTTTTCAAGTTTTGTGACAATAATGTCGATTGTTTACAAACTAATGTCAAAAAGGGCCATTTTTGGAATGTAAATGACCCCGTGCTCATTTGCTCAACCTCGATATACGATGTGTCAAATCCAAGATGTTCAATTCTTATGATCAGTTGTCAAAACCTTACTATGATTTATAGTTTATCAGGCATCAAGCaatgtgtgtgattttccataTTCAGGCATGTGAAATTCTTCGATTTACACTACCGTTACAATACACTACCATcgtgtatcatatgggattttcCATTATGTACAATCCAGTTCAAAGGTTTGGGgtcaaagcgaccccaaacttttgaacggtagtgtaagtTGTTGATGACACTTCAAAAATGTAagaaatttggggggaaaattcaTGACATTTGATGATTTAGGATTAAAAATATGTGCAGCAAGGCACCGATTTTGGGGGGTAGTTAATTAATACTGATAGAAAAATCAAGCCCTAATTTAACAAAAATTGCTCGGAGTTTAAAAGGTTAAAATGAGAGGACTCTCTCCCGTTCTTTGAGATGCGGAGACTCCTTTCATTGTGGAAACGCCACACCAATGATTAGTTGGAGGAGCGATTCAATTTGCTGATGTCCCACATgtcctttatttttattttaagtagggctgtcaaacgattaaaaatttgaatcgagttacttacagcttaaaaattaattaatcgtaattaatcgcaattcaaaccatctataaaatatgccatatttttctgtaaattattgttggaatggaaagataagacagttatatacgttcaacatgctgtacataagtactgtatttgtttattacaacaataaatcaacaagatggcattaacattattaacattctgttaaagcgatccatggatagaaagacttgtagttcttaaaaaataaatgttagtacaagttatagaaattttatattaaaacccccttaATGTCTTcggtttaataaaatttgtaaaattcaatcaaaaaatagactagtagcccgccattgttgatgtcaataattacttacacaatgctcatgggagctgaaacctataaaatcagtcacacccaagcgccggcagaaggcggcaaaactccataaaacacaagtgagcgtttcactgtactgtcatttaaatctgtctgagcggggcatctgcgtaaattgcgtcaaatattttaacgtgattaattaaaaaatttaattaacgcccgttaacgcgaaaattagacagccctaattttaagtgaactgttttgtattcatataatcTGCTTTtgtgtgctgaaaaaaataaataaatcactttaCTGTTACACTgatcaatgactttttttaataactggggatttattttaaattcttaATCATTTCTCATGTTTCTCATGTGTGGCTCAGAATGACCTCATCTATTGCTCCGGGGATGTATtccaaagaaataaatgagatgaGGAAGAGCTATTGATGAAAAAGAGCTCACCATTCTCAGATATGTCTAAAATGAAAAAGAGAAACAAAGTTTATCTATTGTTCTTAAGGGCCTCTTAGAAGCAACAGAGCAGCAACAATTGATCACAAAATGAGAAGCAACAGTTATGTCTCAAGAGTTGAGATTGTGAAATAGTTGATGAACAAAAATTTTGCTACGGGTCGTTTAATGGTTACCTTCCACAGTTTTCAAGCCACCTGCTTTCTAACATGGGAAGCTAAATCGGGGACTAACCTTTTATTTTCAGCATGTCGCTGCGCAGGTCCTGGGCCAAATTGTTGTTCCCGATCTTCTCCAGAATCTTGACGGTCTCATGCAGAGTGTTATCGCCGTGCTTCATCACCAGCTGGTCAGCAATGTACACACGGCGGGTGTTTTCACGCAGGCTTTTAGGCAGGTCCGTGTAGAACTTGAAGCACTCGAATTCGTCCTCCCCCAGCTCCATCAGCGTTTTCAACAGCAGCTCCTTCCGTCTGCTGTCCAGAGCCATCTTTAAGACTTATATACACGGAGGGAGGTGACCGTCGATCAGGTATCTGCAGACAACAACTTTTATTGACTTATTGTAACTTATAAACGGTTTGAGTGACGTGACGCAAAACACAAATGTCAGGTCAATCTTCTTTATTCCTATTAGCAGTGGTCGAATGTAACAAAGAAAAAGTAGCTTTCATTACTTTACATAACTACGTTTTCGTGTATgtatacttgagtacaaatatgaagtggtattttttacttttacttcaacaCATtttatatcacatatatgtactttttactccactacttttcgaaTTATCGCCTGGGTTACACGTTATTTTtgattgttttcttttgtttctcattgtgaattgatcgtTTTCTGACTTTGGAAATATATGAAacgaatgaagacaaaatgattTAATCATTCTATATCTTCTATTGCAAGAGGCCCGATAGCAAAATTATCTTACCtaatttttaacataaaattggtGGCTTGCCTCAGCCTTTATTGGGCAAGCTCCTAAGGATTCACTTatgttatagacaagtttccgaggtacttccgctttacttccgcacgTCTGTGAGCAACTATCGTTTTAGaacttctccatccaaaacaatagtggcgctggagtaacattactcatcaaaatcccttaaaaaggacaatttggaaataccgcatccatatgCCATtatcacgacaggggaggacaacatgtttgtaaaggcagatgtggaaccaagctcatgttaccacaaagaccggttgtttttgtagccatgttgccgctgtattatagaaggtatgttcttcctatccctgcattttcatgtgtccggtgctcaaaaaatgctaaagctaaaacctttgatattgttattacgatgatgattgtaattctgATCTTGCTTATTATTTACTACGACTACTGTATCTGcttctagcctgttgctaaccaGTACGTGTAGATGGAACAATTATGTCACCGCATCAATGCAGTTGATAcaggttttttgttcgtttgtttacaggtgaaaAACACTGTTAAACACTggaagataagttgatgtgcctcaccgCAACACTTACTATgcattgatggacatatatcgagacttcgTTGTTCTACCCGTGGGCGGTCGAGAGGCTGGGGTTGGaggctcgcctcgcggcggaccctctgctcgatcccgagatccaacgacgagctttttaactttagatacgctattggagctggaattaccaaggACAGCGGGAGGAAGCCTGTTTGGAGTCCGTAATGTCGGgtcaaagtttggcgaggctgtctgatatcacattcttgtatgctatttttccgatcatttaataaattatgatttattgacctgttctgcacatgcaccaattgttttaaagaaaacaagaaatggaatcatgttgtccagattagagctgaaacgagtattcgagcaactcgagtaactcgagtttcaaaactgatccaagtaattttattcacctcgagtaatcgtttattttgacagctctaagcatcacgttttgctcagactacttttaatgcgggacaacgcgctgtcacgtgcggagaggaagaagggaaaaaaaaaaaacttactgcagctgacagccgccacaaacgacgccgacgttgccaaatactagcccgcacgatgctacgttggtaacagctagcgtctgatgcgtctcctaaagatcacatgtatgttgaactagatgcgcaatgacagactcggccgcgtctgggcagcgtta includes:
- the LOC130924016 gene encoding NACHT, LRR and PYD domains-containing protein 12-like — translated: MALDSRRKELLLKTLMELGEDEFECFKFYTDLPKSLRENTRRVYIADQLVMKHGDNTLHETVKILEKIGNNNLAQDLRSDMLKIKGADFSVNDDDQIARLKRELQDNLRRLYSFASEGTTERWQQQPLAEVYTELDVTSGADVSPDGRHEVLQVETCAAEAKVSILPCDIFKNHDGKPRPIRTLLTFGFAGIGKTFLIQKFVSDWANGSTNQDVDFIFPFTFSELNMEKGESFTLAKLIQTFVCGDRHMSETLNNIFVNLQTSGKRDFESSRIKILFILDGLDECNFKIDLKKVRKVDMDVRESYPLEVLLAYLIKGNLLPCARVWITTRPGAAHDIPSDLIDSRTEVRGFSDSRKLEYFRKRFPNEERVIEHIRKSRTIFIMCHIPIFCWLTAIVLKGTLDKGKKGELPTTLTYMYSALIGHLLENSKETNTTEYVCGVKALAKLAFDHTINQRQIFDEKDLEDSGFDYSQAAKYSGLFTEVLREVHPLRSNKKKMFQFIHLTIQEYLAALYVMMSLFHDNKNVLNDSEWKKINQKAITEVQQSALEKASESEGNLDMFLRFLLGLSLPCNQELVGELLKAPQDCEQSKSKTVDLITERIEQNTPEKNVNLFYCLNELKDESLLKRIQKELDSGRHLSWYQMSNDMWSALAFFLLTDDETMKSFHLSRYSPGPSGLEKLLLVIKASQKSDLSLCNLDKGSCHLLASVLSSPSNLRHLNLGLNHLSDEGVEILSKGLASQHCNLEVLNLSDCGITSKGCVSLAKALKLNPSHLQELDLSWNKLSYEGVEILSEGLDSPLYILKVLSLFDCDLDIGSCHLLATVLSSPSNLRHLDLYSNDLSDKGVEILSKGLASQHCNLEVLNLSRCGITRKGCVSLAEALKLNPSHLQELDLRTNQLSDKGVEILSKGLASKHCILKVLKLSDCGITSKGCVSLAEALKLTSSHLQELSLSKNELSDEGVEILSKGLASKHCILKVLKLSDCGITSKGCVSLAEALKLNPSHLQDLYLSKNNLSDEGVEILSKGLASPHCILKVLKLSECEITKKGCASLAEALKLNPSHLQELFLINYQIEEEDERVLLKIKKDPNYSLKTVKFNKWE